The following nucleotide sequence is from Pseudomonadota bacterium.
CCACAACGCTTCGTGTTCGTGATTTTTTCTCTTCGAGAAGATCGTTTTTCAGGGAAACCAAAAATACAAAATCCGTCAATACAAGACTGAGCAATGATATTCCAACAATCACCCAAAGCTTGTATTTAATTTTTAATTTTCCAATAAAATTCCCCATACAAAACCCCCATAAGTGCGTCTTTGCTTCATCATATCATAAATATTTTGAAATCTGCCATAATAATAGTGAATAGTGGATAGTGAAAGGAAAAGAGGTAGGCTGAAGGCAAGGAAGGCTGAAGGATAAAGGAGCGTAGAGCATAGAGCCTCCGCTACGCGAGGACAGGTGTAGAGGAGAAGCCAGTATATTCATTCTTGCTATCCGCTAATAAGGGCTGTGAACTGTGAACAGCTTCTGATAGCTGATAGCTGATAGCTTGAATATGTAAATTATTTTATTGACAATCGTGCCTTTTATCACGAGAATAAAAAGATAGACCTAATAAAGGAGGGTTGTATGGGCCTGCTAATTCTGGCGTTGATAATAATAGTTTTGGTTGCTGCTTTTTCAGTTCAAAATGCAGCGCCTGTCACAATCTCTCTTCTCTTATGGAAATTTCAGGCCTCTCTGGCAATAGTCACTTTTCTTTCTGTTTTAATCGGCGCTGTCATTGCTGCAATTATTACATTCTGGTTTAGCTTAAGAAAACCCAAAAAGGAGAATAAAAGCAAACTTCCAGACTAATCTTTAGCAAGACCACACTCTACGCCCATCTCTCTGCATACCCGAAATACGCTATCCACCACAAAGGATGTATCCCCGGGCTTTCCGGAAGCCACAGCAGAACTTATGATGAGCTGACTTACGTTATCCTGGAGACTGGCAATTTTCATGCTTGCCGTATGCTGACCATAGGTAAAATCGATGGTACGGGCTGCATCGTCCCTGCGGGTAATCCTGGCGTTCTCATTGCCTTTCAGGAGTGTGACAGCCGTGTTATATACATTATCTGCCTTGGCCTCCAGTAAAACAGTTGCAACATCATTGTTATTGTTCTGGACCTCGCTGGCAAGGTGCGATATTTTACCTATTGCCTTTCTTCCTAAAAATATCC
It contains:
- a CDS encoding LapA family protein; its protein translation is MGLLILALIIIVLVAAFSVQNAAPVTISLLLWKFQASLAIVTFLSVLIGAVIAAIITFWFSLRKPKKENKSKLPD